A genomic segment from Aegilops tauschii subsp. strangulata cultivar AL8/78 chromosome 1, Aet v6.0, whole genome shotgun sequence encodes:
- the LOC109784662 gene encoding inactive poly [ADP-ribose] polymerase RCD1 translates to MAAMNEKVLAKCGQNIVSLKRKWDSPAAYHADACHTSQSHQHPTGNSDIRLYVGEDRKANIACHFNKQILQSYQNYMTSASPKRILLRQSGNWKEFPEKIVKLAQVDFRTKKTITEVGYQNQLFLLDFVHMTFIDSKSGLQRPIAWIDDNGRRYFPEVLIEDQIVYRRKDLGNGDHVYVRAEPNGAREINDQYGASESSAESSNFESSTEEVSSAKRVRAEKGIIRKINCDHRETVGENEPHTLLPAVFSCQPQQDKLGGQSRAQGTTSVVQKMLLQGMGTAIGSKDIIGIHRTPFLNNYREDRYDLFQKQAEITKSQHGNANVRYAWLPCSKAAVDEMMLNGTLQVKKPTRCPPYGTGVLLAPANCSINCVNYSDVDENGIIYVMLCRVVMGNVEIVHHGSKQHQPSNEYFDSGVDDLKNPQHYIVWDMNLNSHIYSEFVVTIKLPSKAKDSLFTQEDCHDSSDASLVLSPSSADSVSQDMNLEASPALGGQYEAPMLGGSMAKAPSTPWMPFSMLFAAISTKLPREKMDMINNCYEEFKAKKISRIDLVKRLRLIVGDRMLVSTIIRLQDKLPPMAKREAANAPAKARGQ, encoded by the exons ATGGCTGCGATGAACGAAAAGGTGTTGGCTAAATGTGGACAGAATATAGTTAGCCTCAAGAGGAAGTGGGACAGCCCCGCTGCATATCATGCTGATGCCTGCCACACCTCTCAATCGCATCAGCATCCTACTGGAAACTCTGATATCAGGTTGTATGTTGGTGAAGATCGCAAGGCGAACATCGCATGCCACTTTAACAAGCAGATTTTACAGAGCTATCAGAACTACATGACCAGTGCATCACCTAAGCGTATTCTGCTCCGCCAAAGTGGCAACTGGAAAGAATTTCCAGAAAAAATTGTCAAGCTGGCTCAAGTTGATTTCCGGACAAAGAAGACCATCACAGAAGTAGGATACCAGAACCAGCTATTTTTGCTGGACTTTGTCCACATGACATTCATTGACTCAAAGTCAGGTCTACAGAGGCCAATCGCCTGGATTGATGACAATGGAAGGCGTTACTTCCCAGAAGTTCTTATTGAAGATCAGATAGTATATAGGAGGAAAGATCTCGGCAATGGAGATCATGTCTATGTTAGAGCTGAGCCTAACGGGGCACGTGAAATAAATGACCAGTATGGAGCATCAGAGAGTTCCGCAGAAAGCTCAAACTTTGAGTCCAGTACTGAAGAGGTTTCCAGTGCTAAGAGAGTTAGAGCCGAGAAGGGTATCATCAGGAAAATAAATTGTGATCATAGAGAAACTGTGGGAGAGAATGAACCACACACTTTGCTGCCTGCAGTCTTTAGTTGTCAACCACAGCAAGATAAGCTGGGCGGGCAATCACGTGCTCAAGGAACTACCTCTGTTGTGCAGAAGATGTTGCTGCAGGGAATGGGTACTGCTATTGGTTCCAAGGATATTATTGGAATCCACCGAACGCCATTCTTGAATAATTATAGAGAAGACCGCTATGATCTCTTCCAAAAGCAGGCAGAGATTACTAAATCTCAGCATGGTAATGCAAATGTGCGTTATGCTTGGCTTCCTTGCTCGAAAGCtgctgtggatgaaatgatgctGAATGGCACCTTGCAAGTTAAAAAGCCCACTAGGTGTCCACCCTATGGAACTGGCGTACTCCTTGCACCAGCTAACTGCTCCATTAACTG TGTGAATTACTCTGATGTTGATGAAAATGGCATCATCTATGTGATGTTGTGCCGGGTTGTAATGGGGAACGTAGAAATAGTTCACCATGGATCTAAGCAGCACCAGCCTAGTAACGAGTATTTTGATAGCGGTGTAGATGACCTAAAAAACCCGCAGCATTACATTGTATGGGATATGAATCTGAATAGTCACATCTATTCTGAATTTGTAGTCACCATCAAATTGCCATCTAAAGCCAAAG ATTCCCTCTTCACACAAGAAGATTGTCATGATTCATCTGATGCTTCACTGGTCTTGAGTCCAAGTTCGGCCGACAGTGTGTCACAG GACATGAATCTTGAGGCATCTCCAGCATTGGGTGGTCAGTATGAAGCCCCCATGTTAGGAGGATCAATGGCAAAAGCTCCAAGTACACCTTGGATGCCTTTTTCCATGTTATTTGCTGCTATTTCAACCAAACTTCCTCGTGAGAAAATGGACATGATCAATAACTGTTATGAAGAATTCAAG GCCAAGAAAATAAGCAGAATTGACCTAGTGAAGaggctgcgtctcatagttggtgACAGAATGCTGGTATCCACAATAATTCGGCTCCAAGATAAG TTGCCTCCGATGGCGAAGCGGGAAGCAGCAAATGCTCCAGCCAAGGCACGAGGTCAGTGA